A region of the Thermogladius calderae 1633 genome:
TCGCCATCGGCGCTCAAGAGGTGGCCCAGCAGCTGGGTAAGAACATAACGGTTCACGTGATCGTGATCGGCGGGTGGGTCGCCCCCGACAAGGCCAGGCAGGCAGTACAGACCCTGTTCCAGACTTACAACGTTGACACCTTTGCCTTCACGGAGGACACGCCCACCGTTATACAGACCGTCGAGCAGCTGTACAAGAGTACAGGGAAGCAACTCTACGTCTTCAGCCACTACTCACCGGGCTACACCTACGGTACTGATGTAGTCGTGTCAGGGCAGATCGTCCACTGGGAGGTCATCTACGTCGACATCCTAGCCAAGATCAAGGCCGGCGTCTACACCCCCTACAACCTACAGAACGTTGACTACTGGTACTTGATGAACACTGGCGCGGTCGACGCCGGCGCTCATATCTACTCCAACGGCTCCATCATGTACATCAACCCGAAGTTCATCGACACGCTTAAGAGCATCATGGTGACCGACAAAGTGACCGGTATGAAGATGAGCGTCTACGACCTGTTCATGGAGAGGATGAGGGAGTTCCAGGAGGCGCCTCTACTAGAGAACATACAGGAGCAGGCCAACACCCACGAGTACGAGACTGTTGTAGGACTGAAGATACCTCCCGCCAAACCAGGCGTCTCCGAGCCCGCGACCGAGTGGAGTTGGAACGTGGCCTCAGTGTTCGACCCGTTCACAGGCCCGCTGACGTTCTGGAACATCTCCAACCCCAGCCAGCTCATTAATGTGCCGGCGGGAGTAAGGCTAGGGCACGACGACCTGTGGTCGATGCAATACTACTTATACCCCATCGTGCATAGAGTAGGTGCAATATAGCGGTAACACAGTAGAGGCGGCGAGGTGGAGCTGGGTGGAGAAGACAGGTAATAAGGTTTTTTCCCCAATCCCCTCTCCTCAAACCCCTATCGTTAGAATGGAGAACATAACCAAGAGGTTCCCAGGCTCAGTAGCCCTAGAGAAGGTCACAGTGGAGTTCAGCGAGGGCGAAATACACGCAGTCCTGGGTGAGAACGGCGCCGGCAAGTCTACACTAGTCAAGATCCTAGCAGGGATATACACGCCGGATCATGGCACGATCTACTACAAGGGCGAGAGAGTCACAATAGAGAACCCGATGAAGGCGCTGAGTCTCGGAATAGCCATGGTATCCCAGAGCCCTGTACTGATAGGCAGGCTCACAGTCGCAGAGAACCTAGTTCTAGGCATGAAGCAGCTCGGCGTCTTCGAGTCGCCAAAGAAGATCAGGAAGTACTTCGAGGAGGTCGCGAACAAGATCGGGATCAAGGTAGACCCCGAAGAAGAGGTCTGGAAGCTGACCTACACTCAGAAGCAATTGGTGGAGATAGCTAGGGCGTTGATACTGAGGTCGAAGGTGATAATACTGGACGAGGCCCTCACATACCTCCCGCTGGAGGAGAGGAGGAAGTTCTACAAGTACCTCAAGGAGTTCACACAGCAAGGCGGCACAGTGGTATTGATAACCCACAAACTATTGGAGGCCTTCGAGGTGTCAAACAGGATAACGGTCCTCAGGCGCGGTAAGCTCGTTGGGACTGTGAGGACCGGCGAAGTCGACATCGAGAGGGTTAGGGAGATGATGTTTGCTGAGAGGGCTAAGGAAATCACCTACGAGAGGCTCATGGACGGTAAACCCTCAGAGCCGGTGCTGGAGGTCAAGGACTTGTGGGTTAAGAACGACTACGGGACTTACGCCCTCAAGGGGGTCTCGCTAACCGTGAACCGAGGAGAGGTACTAGGCATAGCCGGCATAGTAGGTAACGGGCAGGCGGAGCTTGTCCAGGCGATAATGGGGTTGCGCAACGTAGAGAGAGGAACAGTCGCGATCAATGTCAAGGGCAGGAAGTATGTAATGCCCGACACCAAGACGCTGAGAGAGCTGGGTGTCGGCTACATCCCCGACGAGCCGCTGTCGCACGGTGTGTCGATAGACTTCGGTCTTAGAGAGAACATCGCTGTGATGCCAGGGTACACTGGTGCTGTGATCAACTGGGGTAGGCTGACGCACCTGGCGAAGAAGTTCATTGAGGAGTTCTCGATCGTCACCCCTGGTGCTAAGACCCCGCTGAAGTTCCTCAGCGGCGGCAACTTGATGAAGAGCCTTGTGGCGAGAGAGCTGGACTTGTCGAAACACCTCCTGGTGGCCTACAACCCGACTAGGGGTCTAGACGAGGTGACCAGTATCAAGGTCAGGAGGGTCATCAAGGAAAAGGTGGTCGAGGAGAACATAGGAGTCTTGATGGTCAGCGAAGACCTAGACGAGATATTCCAGGTGAGCGACAGGATAGCCGTTATAAACGAGGGCAAGATTGTAGGTCTATTTGAGGCCAAGTCGGCCGACAGAGTTGAAGTAGAGCGCTTAATGGTGACTTAGAGTTGGTCAGCATAGTTGTAGTAAGGAGGGTCAAGCCGATACCATACTTCGTCGTGCCGATAACCGCGCTAGTGATAGGAATAGTAGTCAGCATGGCCATACTCTTCTTCCTGACAGGATACATGGTGTGGCCTACTGACGTGCTCAACTCTATATGGGACGGGCTCACACACCCTAACGTGATCGCCAATATCTTCCTATTGTTAACGATTATAGGGTTCTCGCTGGCTCTGAGCTTCAAGGGCGGCGTCTACAACATCGGCGGTGAAGGGCAGTTCTGGATCGCCGCCTGGGTCATGGTGTACCTGGTCTTCACGACGCCCTACTTGACGTCGGGGACGCCACTGGTCTCTAAAGTACTAGTTCTATTAATAGGGTTCGCCGCAGGATTCGCTTGGGCTCTAGTGGCAGGCCTATTGAGAGGCTTCATCGGCGTAGACGAAGTCCCGCTGACTCTGATGATGAACTACGTCGCCTACAACCTAATCGACTGGTTCGTCATGATACCAGGCATGCCCTGGAGAGACGTCTACGGGTACGCTAAGACGAGGTCTCTACCCCAGAGTCTCCAGTACTCCATACTGCCAGGCTCCACGGTATCGGTGGAGATGATAGTGGTCACGATCCTGGCAGGGGTTATCGTGTGGCTCCTACTCGACTACACAAAGCTCGGGCTCACCATAAAGATACACGGCAGCAACGTGAAGTTGCTGAGGAGCGCCGGTTACAGCGTGCCTCTAACAGCAGCCGTAGCCCTAGCGCTCTCGGGCGGCTTCATAGGGCTGGCCGGCGTGGTTTACCTCTGCGGCGTCACTCCGAGTATCAGGATACCGGTCGAGACCAGCACCTCCGGCTTCGGCTACCTCGGGATACTTGTTACATGGCTGTCAATGCTGGAGCTCTTCGCCGTGCCGATAGCGGCCTACGTCGTCAGCAGCTTGTACAACGCGGGCTTCACCCTCATGGCGATGAAGGGCATGCAGCAAGCGGGTATTACAGCCGGCGTGACGAACGTCTTCATAGGCAGCGTACTGCTCATGTACGCGCTGTTGATAACGATATCGGAGTACAAGATAAAGATCGTGTGGTGAGACCATGTTCGACCCCTCTATTGCCACCCTCGCAGACCTAATAATTGCCTCGGGAGGGCTCTTCATAGCGTTCTACCTGATGGCGCTCGGGCACTCAGTGGTCGAGAAGAGCGGGATACTGAACCTGGCGATAGACGGTACCTTCGCGCTAACGGCTACGCTGGCCTTCTTCATGGACGTGTACTACGACAACAACCTACTGCTATCCTTCCTTGTACCGGCTGTCGTCGCAATGCTGTTCGGGCTGTTCATGTCCTTCACACTGACGAAGTTCCCCGTTAGCCACGGCGCGGTCGGCCTATCGCTGATGTTCCTAATGTACGGCCTCGCGAGCATAATAGGGTACGGGCCGAGGATTGTCCAGGCCTCGCTACCCAACTTCTCGCCAGGTGTAGCCCTAACTGAAGAGGAGAGGGTCGCCGGTTACCTGGTGATGCTTGTATTAGGCCTGATCACGTACTGGCTAATAGAGAAGACCAAGCTCGGCGTCTCCATCAAGGCGTCGGGCGAAGACCCGGCTGCCGCCGAGTCTCTCGGTGTCAACGTGCTGGCGTCCAGGCTCATAGCGGCAGCGATCGGGTTTGCCATGATAGGGCTGGGTGGCGCAGCCTACATGAACTTCTACGTGAGGTTGTGGGACGAGAGGTCGATCATACTAAGCGGCTACGGGTGGCTGGCGTTCGCTGTGGCATTGAGCGGGGGTAGACACCCACTAGTGGTGTTGCTAACGGCCTTCGTATTCTCCATTCTAGTACACTCGAGCCTCCAGTTCGTAGCGTGGTTCAACATCTCCAGAGAGCTATCGTACTCTCTACCGTTCATCGTCGCGATAGCGGCTATGACAATATACATGGCAACACCTCTCAGGAGGATACTCGCACCACCCAAGAGCCTCGGCAGGATCTACTTCAGAGAAGAGAGGACTGTGTGAGCCGAACGTTTTTTCTTCTCTTCTCCTCCCTCACTTTCCTCCACACTCTCTAATCCTTTAAACCCCTAGTGAGAATACGTCGAGTGCGAGGTGCGGGGTGGTTTGGAGAGGGTCTACAAGTTGGCTCTGATTTTAGCGTCCGTGGCTTTCGCATTGATAGTCCTGTCTTTCAGTCTCCCCCGCGAGTTTGGCCTTAAGATGGTTTCCACGGTCGGAGTCAACGGTTCAGGGGAGGGTTGGACGATAATTTGGCTCGACACCAACGACCAAGTGACCGTGGCTTTACCCAAGCTGTCGAACGGCACCTTCAGTATCACGGGCGGGGGCTACAACTACACCGACGTATTCTGGGACACAACCTCGTTCACCGTCCTCTTCAAGGGCTCTAGCGGGCTCTATAACATATCTCTCGTGAGCGAGGTGCCGCTGGACTACTTCAACGTAAGCGTGAGCGGCGCGCGGTTCACGTGGGTCCATAACTTGCTGGCGGTAGCCGGCCTCGTTATGCTTGCGGCGAGCCCGGGCTCTATATTCTTTTACTACCTCACCAAGCAATACCCCGACACAAAGTCAGACGTGGTCGAGGGGGTAGCGGTTACCTGTAGGACAAAGGGCTACGACAGACACGAGTGCCAGCTAAGGCTACCTGCCTCCCTCGACGAGGGAGTTAAGACCAGGCTGCGCTCGGCTCTCGTCGACTTCTACACCCATCACAACTACGTTTGCACCGAGTTGACAGGCGACCTCATATACGCACGCCATCGAAGAGGGAGAAACGAGGTCTTTATAAACGTGGGCCGAGAGGTGGTGACGTTCCAATACCGCGTAAGGAAGTTCTTGGCGCACGGGAGTAGAGACCTGGAGTGGGTTTTCAAGGAGGTCAGAGACGTGGCCAGGGCTACACTAGGGTATTAAAGCCGATTAGGCGGCGTGAGGAAGGCAAGGGTTTAAACCTGCACAGTACTACGGTTTAAAGTGATGATGAGGAATCCTGGGCTGTCTCCTGGTGTAGAGGGCCCCGCATAGCTGAAGCCCTCCGATATCGTGATAACGTTTTTATTTTCAGCCTCTCTAGAATAACCATGGTGCTATGTATGGCCAAGTACAAGGTCGAGATCAACCCTAGAGAGAACTGTATATCGGACATGGTCTGTGTGTCGATATGCCCTGACGTGTTCGAGATGAGCCCTGAGGACAACAAGTCGCAGATAGTGGAGAAGTACAGAGCTGACAAGGCGAACATTGCTGTGGGCATCGTGCCCGAGGACTTGAAGAGCTGTGTTGAGGACGCTGCCGCTGCCTGCCCGGTCCAGATCATTCACGTGACGAAGGCCGAGTAAAAAACGCCGTATTTTTTAACCCTGGCCTGCTCTTAATAGACGCCCTTTTAAGGGTGTGCGGCTACGGCCATCCCCGAGTGGGTTGAAAAACTAATTGAGAAGACCCTGGTCGACAGCATACGGTTCCCCACAGTCCTCGGCGAGAGCTACGAGGCAATGGTCGACTACTACAGGGAGGTGCTTAGTAGCCACGGCGTTCACGTAACGGTTCACAGAGTCGACGACGACTACGTCAGGAAGCACCTGCCGCGAGAGTACAACCCCGACAAGCCTAGATACATACTCCTAGCCCGCGTCGGCAGCGGTGAGAGAGTCCTCCAGTTCAACGGGCACTACGACGTGGTAGCGGCCGGGGAGGGCTGGGAGACACCCCCCTTCCAGCCCGTTGTAAAGGACGGCCTTGTCTACGGTAGAGGGGCAACGGACATGAAGGGCGGCATAGCCTCCGTTGTAGGCGCGCTCGCTTACGTGGCCTCTGGAAAAGAGCCGGAGATAGTCGTCGAGGCGGCCCTCGTACCCGACGAGGAAATAGGGGGGTTGACAGGCACCGGCTACCTGGTCAACGTTCTGGGTAGTAGGCCTGACTGGGTGGTGATAGCGGAGCCCAGCGGTATCGACAACATCTATATCGGTCACAGAGGCGGTGTCTGGGCGATGGTTAAGGTCTACGGGGTTCAGGCTCACGGCTCGACTCCCTGGCTAGGTGACAACGCCTTCGAGAAGATGGTTTACCTGGCCAAGCTGTTCATAGAGGAGTACAAGCCTAGCCTGGCGCAACGTAGGAGCAGATTCGAGTACGAGATGCCGGAGGCCTCAAATCCTACCCTGACGTTGGGCGGTAAGCTGGTGGCCCCAGGGTCAATAAACATCGTGCCCGGTATTGTCGGGTTCAGTGTAGACAGGAGGTTGATCGTAGAGGAGAGAGCAGACGAAGTAGTCGAAGAACTGAGGAGGTTCCTTGAAAACGCCTCTGCGAGGCTCGGAGTGAGGGCGGAGCTCGAGGTGATGGAGAAGTCGGACCCCGCCCTGACAGACCCTGGCTCCCACCTCGTGAGAGTCCTCGAGGACTCCATCACTGGAACCCTCAACCTTAAGCCGAGGAAGACGATTTGTGTTGGCGGCTTAGACCTACGCTACTACGCGGCGAAGAACATACAGGCGGTAGCCTACGGCCCAGGAGAGGTCGGGATGGCCCACAAGGTCAACGAGTACGTCAAGCTCGCGGACATCGTCAAGGTTGCCGAGACCTACGTGGATCTGGTCTACAGGCTTTCCCCCGGGACAAGTAGATAACACTTTAAGACCGCACACGACATCTTAGACTCTGTGACACGGCTGTTCACGGCTGTTCAGTGGTCGGGTGGTAATGCCTATCAGAGTCCTCATCTCTAACAGGGGCGAGATCGCGATAAGGGTTGCGAGGAGCGTCAGCGAACTGGGCTATACTCCACTAGGTGTCTACACGTCTGTGGACAAGAACAGCCTACACAGGAGGTTTGTGATCGAGGACTCGGAGGTCTCCAGCTACTTGGACATGGACGACATCATTGAGGCAGCCATCCAGCTGGGCGCAGACGCAGTCCACCCCGGCTACGGGTTCTTGAGCGAGAACAGCGAGTTTGCCAGGAGAGTGATCGCCAAGGGGCTCGTATGGATTGGCCCCCGCCCCGAAGTCATCGACAGGGCTGGG
Encoded here:
- a CDS encoding ferredoxin, with the translated sequence MAKYKVEINPRENCISDMVCVSICPDVFEMSPEDNKSQIVEKYRADKANIAVGIVPEDLKSCVEDAAAACPVQIIHVTKAE
- a CDS encoding ABC transporter ATP-binding protein; translated protein: MEKTGNKVFSPIPSPQTPIVRMENITKRFPGSVALEKVTVEFSEGEIHAVLGENGAGKSTLVKILAGIYTPDHGTIYYKGERVTIENPMKALSLGIAMVSQSPVLIGRLTVAENLVLGMKQLGVFESPKKIRKYFEEVANKIGIKVDPEEEVWKLTYTQKQLVEIARALILRSKVIILDEALTYLPLEERRKFYKYLKEFTQQGGTVVLITHKLLEAFEVSNRITVLRRGKLVGTVRTGEVDIERVREMMFAERAKEITYERLMDGKPSEPVLEVKDLWVKNDYGTYALKGVSLTVNRGEVLGIAGIVGNGQAELVQAIMGLRNVERGTVAINVKGRKYVMPDTKTLRELGVGYIPDEPLSHGVSIDFGLRENIAVMPGYTGAVINWGRLTHLAKKFIEEFSIVTPGAKTPLKFLSGGNLMKSLVARELDLSKHLLVAYNPTRGLDEVTSIKVRRVIKEKVVEENIGVLMVSEDLDEIFQVSDRIAVINEGKIVGLFEAKSADRVEVERLMVT
- a CDS encoding ABC transporter permease subunit: MFDPSIATLADLIIASGGLFIAFYLMALGHSVVEKSGILNLAIDGTFALTATLAFFMDVYYDNNLLLSFLVPAVVAMLFGLFMSFTLTKFPVSHGAVGLSLMFLMYGLASIIGYGPRIVQASLPNFSPGVALTEEERVAGYLVMLVLGLITYWLIEKTKLGVSIKASGEDPAAAESLGVNVLASRLIAAAIGFAMIGLGGAAYMNFYVRLWDERSIILSGYGWLAFAVALSGGRHPLVVLLTAFVFSILVHSSLQFVAWFNISRELSYSLPFIVAIAAMTIYMATPLRRILAPPKSLGRIYFREERTV
- a CDS encoding ABC transporter permease → MVSIVVVRRVKPIPYFVVPITALVIGIVVSMAILFFLTGYMVWPTDVLNSIWDGLTHPNVIANIFLLLTIIGFSLALSFKGGVYNIGGEGQFWIAAWVMVYLVFTTPYLTSGTPLVSKVLVLLIGFAAGFAWALVAGLLRGFIGVDEVPLTLMMNYVAYNLIDWFVMIPGMPWRDVYGYAKTRSLPQSLQYSILPGSTVSVEMIVVTILAGVIVWLLLDYTKLGLTIKIHGSNVKLLRSAGYSVPLTAAVALALSGGFIGLAGVVYLCGVTPSIRIPVETSTSGFGYLGILVTWLSMLELFAVPIAAYVVSSLYNAGFTLMAMKGMQQAGITAGVTNVFIGSVLLMYALLITISEYKIKIVW
- a CDS encoding BMP family ABC transporter substrate-binding protein, which encodes MSPKVLTTIFVIIIIIVGVAAFYAGTSMAPAKTVTQTVGAGGVATTTVTQTPTWTPPSTIKAAWVYVGPIGDFGWTYAHDVGRRVAQQLFKDWLQTTYLESVTADQIPSVIDNLVSQGYNVIFTTSFDFMENTIKSAQKYPNVIFFHCSGYMRAPNVGTYFADLYQAYYLNGLLAGALTKTGQIGYVAAVEIPEVVRHINAFAIGAQEVAQQLGKNITVHVIVIGGWVAPDKARQAVQTLFQTYNVDTFAFTEDTPTVIQTVEQLYKSTGKQLYVFSHYSPGYTYGTDVVVSGQIVHWEVIYVDILAKIKAGVYTPYNLQNVDYWYLMNTGAVDAGAHIYSNGSIMYINPKFIDTLKSIMVTDKVTGMKMSVYDLFMERMREFQEAPLLENIQEQANTHEYETVVGLKIPPAKPGVSEPATEWSWNVASVFDPFTGPLTFWNISNPSQLINVPAGVRLGHDDLWSMQYYLYPIVHRVGAI
- a CDS encoding M20 family metallopeptidase — translated: MPEWVEKLIEKTLVDSIRFPTVLGESYEAMVDYYREVLSSHGVHVTVHRVDDDYVRKHLPREYNPDKPRYILLARVGSGERVLQFNGHYDVVAAGEGWETPPFQPVVKDGLVYGRGATDMKGGIASVVGALAYVASGKEPEIVVEAALVPDEEIGGLTGTGYLVNVLGSRPDWVVIAEPSGIDNIYIGHRGGVWAMVKVYGVQAHGSTPWLGDNAFEKMVYLAKLFIEEYKPSLAQRRSRFEYEMPEASNPTLTLGGKLVAPGSINIVPGIVGFSVDRRLIVEERADEVVEELRRFLENASARLGVRAELEVMEKSDPALTDPGSHLVRVLEDSITGTLNLKPRKTICVGGLDLRYYAAKNIQAVAYGPGEVGMAHKVNEYVKLADIVKVAETYVDLVYRLSPGTSR